The Flavobacteriales bacterium sequence AGCAAAAATAGCATAATTAATAATATCGAAATAGCTTGCATCAATGCCTTCAGAAATGATTGTTTCACCCCTATTGTCTTCAATCTGTTTTACTCTTAAAAGCTTCATCAAAATCAAATCGGTTAACGAACTAACACGCATGTCTCGCCAAGCCTCTCCATAATCATGATTTTTCTTCTCCATAAGAGATCTTGCCTCTGCCACATAGTAAGTATACAAATCAATGGCTTCTTTTTCCCCAAGGTCTAAATCCGACTTATTCCCTTTTTCTAATTGAATTAAGCCTATTACACAATAGTTAATTATCCCAATATACTCAGATGTGATATCTTCTTCTATTTTTTGGATCTTCCCTTCTTGTATTGTACTAATTCGCTTTGCTTTTATAAAAACCTGATCGGTAAGTGAAGTCGCTTTCAAGATTCGCCATGACGTGCCATAGTCCTTCATTTTCTTAATAAATATATCTTTACATTTATCAACTATTAAAGTGTATTGTTCTGAAGTATTGTTCATGAATAATCCTAGTGATATATTACAGTTT is a genomic window containing:
- a CDS encoding DUF1599 domain-containing protein; this encodes MNNTSEQYTLIVDKCKDIFIKKMKDYGTSWRILKATSLTDQVFIKAKRISTIQEGKIQKIEEDITSEYIGIINYCVIGLIQLEKGNKSDLDLGEKEAIDLYTYYVAEARSLMEKKNHDYGEAWRDMRVSSLTDLILMKLLRVKQIEDNRGETIISEGIDASYFDIINYAIFA